The nucleotide sequence TTTGCCTTGAGCATTCTTAGTCTTCGGCGTAAAGCACGAATCCGAAGCATCCAAGCCGCCTTCTTTGATACAACCGCGCGAGGACCAGCACTCTTGCTGCCAGGACCCTTACGGCGACCTTTGCGTTTCTTAGCGGCAATAACCTTAGCGCGTCCACGGCTAACGCCTTTCTCAGGCAAAGTAACAATAACTTTTTCGTGAACTAGCCTGCGGATTTCTTCGCGTGTAATTGCAGATTCCACATCGCCAACCCGTGCAGGGTCAATCCAGACGCGGTTTCTGCCGACCTTTAGTATCTGTGAGGCTAAACGCCGTTGATTAGTAAGATTGGTCATTGTTTCTTAGCTCCCTTGGCTTTCTTTTTGGGTTCAGCCTTCTTCTTGGGCTTGGCCTCTTTTGCGGTTTTCGGCTTGGGTTTCTTTTCGGCTTTCTTTTTGTCGTCGGCTTTGGGTTTTTTCTCTTCAGCCTTTGGCTTCTTCTCAGCAGCTTTAGGTTTCTTCTCTTCAGCCTTCTTCGGAGCAGGTTTCTTTGTGTCTTTGGTTTCTTCTTCAGCTTCTGCTTCTTCGTCTTCGATGAGAGCTTCTTTTACTTCTTGGGCGTTTAGGATTTTGATGTTAAGTTTGCGGGCTTCAGCGATTATGTCTACGCGTTTTCGTTTACCCACGGTGTGAGCGATCCTTGCTGCTTGGGTTTCAGGGTTAACAGCTACGACTTCGGCGA is from Candidatus Bathyarchaeota archaeon and encodes:
- a CDS encoding 50S ribosomal protein L19e — translated: MTNLTNQRRLASQILKVGRNRVWIDPARVGDVESAITREEIRRLVHEKVIVTLPEKGVSRGRAKVIAAKKRKGRRKGPGSKSAGPRAVVSKKAAWMLRIRALRRRLRMLKANRTVTEHNYRQLYLMAGSGRFASIAEMERFAKTHEMWRKR